The Zingiber officinale cultivar Zhangliang chromosome 9A, Zo_v1.1, whole genome shotgun sequence genome window below encodes:
- the LOC122020153 gene encoding WEB family protein At5g55860-like produces the protein MGTQVQQACIDAHKAEIDTRAPFQSVKAAVSLFGEVAFTSTVRKPKAPPIERALTKETQLDLAKKELNKYKEQLHNAETTRIQALVELEGAKRTVEELTKKLNEINESALKATEDAKSQTKKLEDATSVESIGKNSGKEQEFDNAREQYAVAIAELDAAKQELRTVKREFDASMEVKLNAIQQEDEAKKSFDANTNRVAELSKEISAAQDSLTHVKLATNQARQELKIRMEKDATPKSYKQALEGAEKKLASLKKEFDPEVNKNLEAKLAETNAEIEAVQKELEDARISASEFVTTLTSELDGAKGMLQKLVEEESSLRSLVESLKLELEAVQEEHAELKEKDAETESVVSNLHVKLQNCKAELEAAVIAESKATLASDDLVSALQQLSSESLTALQEAEEIEKTVEEQRGEAKVAQTFLVETEEKLQVALKSAEEAKAAETRALDLIKKLSLKTNVAQASASESGANVTISKEEYEALTRKAEESEKLTEIKVAAALAQVEVVRASETEAIKKLDAARKEIEDMETATEEALKRAEIAEAAKKAVEGELKKWHEKELKRVAETASMILAETQISTETLPPKSMVQNVKTLEKTHGSRKVSKQSSSRKSLFQNLSSIFHRKKSQIDGSSLDYPPCKKHV, from the coding sequence AGAGCTTTAACTAAGGAGACCCAGCTTGACTTGGCTAAAAAAGAGCTTAACAAGTACAAGGAACAACTTCACAATGCTGAAACAACTAGGATCCAAGCGCTTGTTGAATTGGAGGGTGCTAAAAGAACTGTCGAGGAACTGACCAAGAAACTAAATGAGATAAATGAATCAGCTTTAAAAGCAACAGAGGATGCAAAAAGTCAAACCAAGAAACTTGAAGATGCGACTTCTGTTGAGAGTATTGGCAAAAATAGTGGCAAGGAACAGGAATTTGACAATGCAAGGGAGCAGTATGCAGTTGCCATTGCAGAGCTTGATGCAGCAAAGCAAGAACTTAGAACGGTTAAGAGAGAATTTGATGCGTCCATGGAGGTGAAGCTCAATGCCATTCAGCAAGAAGATGAGGCAAAGAAGTCTTTTGATGCCAACACTAATAGGGTTGCTGAGCTTTCGAAAGAGATTTCAGCTGCTCAGGATTCACTCACGCACGTGAAGCTTGCTACTAATCAAGCTCGACAAGAGTTAAAAATTCGAATGGAGAAAGATGCCACCCCAAAATCCTACAAACAAGCTCTGGAGGGAGCTGAAAAGAAATTGGCATCTTTGAAGAAAGAGTTTGATCCCGAGGTTAATAAGAACCTTGAGGCTAAACTGGCTGAGACTAATGCCGAGATTGAAGCTGTACAAAAGGAATTAGAAGATGCCCGGATTTCAGCTTCCGAGTTTGTTACAACATTGACTTCTGAGCTTGATGGAGCTAAAGGGATGCTTCAGAAACTTGTTGAAGAAGAGAGTTCACTAAGGAGTTTAGTGGAGTCACTAAAGCTTGAGTTGGAAGCTGTACAGGAAGAGCATGCAGAACTCAAAGAGAAAGATGCAGAAACTGAATCTGTTGTTAGTAACCTTCACGTCAAACTTCAGAATTGCAAAGCTGAACTTGAGGCAGCTGTGATTGCAGAATCAAAAGCTACTTTAGCATCTGACGATTTAGTGTCCGCTCTACAGCAGCTATCTTCTGAATCGCTGACTGCATTGCAGGAAGCAGAAGAAATTGAGAAGACTGTTGAAGAGCAAAGGGGTGAAGCGAAGGTAGCTCAAACTTTTTTGGTCGAGACAGAGGAGAAGTTACAGGTTGCCTTGAAGAGCGCTGAAGAAGCAAAAGCAGCAGAGACAAGAGCCCTTGATCTCATCAAAAAGCTATCTTTGAAAACAAATGTTGCTCAGGCATCAGCTTCTGAGTCTGGAGCTAACGTAACAATCTCAAAAGAAGAGTACGAGGCACTAACCAGGAAAGCAGAAGAGTCCGAGAAACTGACAGAGATCAAAGTTGCTGCAGCATTAGCCCAGGTGGAAGTTGTGCGTGCAAGCGAGACTGAAGCAATTAAGAAACTTGATGCAGCTAggaaggagatagaggacatggaGACTGCCACGGAGGAGGCACTGAAGAGGGCAGAGATCGCTGAGGCTGCGAAGAAGGCCGTCGAAGGAGAGCTGAAGAAGTGGCACGAGAAGGAACTGAAGAGGGTCGCTGAGACTGCCTCAATGATACTGGCCGAAACACAGATTTCAACAGAGACATTGCCACCGAAATCAATGGTGCAGAATGTGAAGACATTAGAGAAGACTCATGGAAGCCGCAAGGTCTCGAAACAATCCTCCTCGAGAAAGTCACTCTTCCAAAACCTCAGCAGCATATTCCACAGGAAGAAGAGCCAAATCGATGGCAGCTCTCTGGACTATCCTCCATGCAAGAAGCACGTATGA